A region of Leclercia adecarboxylata DNA encodes the following proteins:
- the ygiD gene encoding 4,5-DOPA dioxygenase extradiol, translating into MTSSRMPALFLGHGSPMNVLEDNVYTRAWRHLGETLPRPKAIVVISAHWFTRGTGVTAMEAPKTIHDFGGFPQALYDTHYPAPGSPALAQQLVELLAPVPVALDKEAWGFDHGSWGVLIKMYPDADIPMVQLSIDSTKPAAWHLETGKKLAALRDEGIMLVASGNVVHNLRTARWHGENTPYPWATSFNDYVKENLTWQGPAEEHPLVNYLAHDGGSLSNPTAEHFLPLLYILGAWDGQEPITTPVDGIEMGSLSMLSVQVG; encoded by the coding sequence ATGACATCTTCTCGTATGCCAGCGCTGTTTTTGGGCCACGGTAGCCCCATGAACGTGCTGGAGGATAACGTCTATACTCGCGCCTGGCGTCATCTGGGAGAGACGTTGCCACGTCCGAAAGCTATCGTGGTGATTTCTGCACACTGGTTTACCCGTGGCACCGGCGTCACCGCGATGGAAGCGCCGAAAACGATTCATGATTTTGGTGGTTTTCCGCAGGCGCTGTACGACACGCACTACCCGGCACCGGGTTCGCCGGCCCTGGCGCAGCAGCTGGTGGAGCTGCTGGCACCTGTCCCGGTCGCTCTGGATAAAGAGGCGTGGGGTTTTGACCATGGCTCCTGGGGCGTGCTGATAAAAATGTATCCCGATGCCGATATCCCGATGGTGCAGCTGAGTATCGACAGCACCAAACCCGCGGCCTGGCACCTGGAGACAGGCAAGAAGCTTGCGGCGCTGCGTGACGAGGGCATCATGCTGGTGGCCAGTGGCAACGTGGTGCATAACCTGCGCACCGCCCGCTGGCATGGTGAAAACACGCCATATCCGTGGGCGACATCGTTCAACGATTACGTAAAAGAAAACCTGACCTGGCAGGGGCCAGCAGAGGAACATCCGCTGGTGAACTATCTCGCGCACGACGGCGGTTCACTCTCCAACCCGACGGCGGAACATTTCCTGCCGCTGCTCTATATCTTAGGCGCGTGGGATGGTCAGGAACCGATTACGACTCCGGTGGACGGCATCGAGATGGGCAGTTTGAGTATGTTGTCGGTGCAGGTGGGGTAA